The following are encoded together in the Sinorhizobium terangae genome:
- a CDS encoding ABC transporter permease, with product MNIASTFLGALKRMPRAAVVAIGFFVFAGAFAPFLAPHDPNAQNLLIAGEGPSTAHWLGVDHLGRDTLSRLIMAARTSLVGVCLVLALAHSIGIAIGTIAGYRRGWTDEVLMRIVDVGLAIPSLIVSLAVIGIFGASYWNMILALALAWWPGSARISRAVAVNAMNRPHMEALRVLGASPLRIYFVHLLPATLGAVLVYATADAGAVALAIATLSFLGLGIQPPTPEWGQMLVDALPYLEADPRQVMLPGIALTFAVIGFNILGEAVALNRVPKPLGSALLASRRRVTALWTKETAV from the coding sequence ATGAATATTGCTTCCACGTTCCTCGGAGCGCTGAAACGGATGCCGCGCGCAGCGGTAGTGGCCATCGGCTTCTTCGTTTTTGCAGGCGCTTTCGCGCCGTTCCTTGCGCCACACGACCCGAACGCTCAAAACCTGCTGATTGCGGGAGAGGGCCCGTCAACGGCGCATTGGCTAGGCGTCGACCATCTCGGACGCGATACCCTGAGCCGCCTCATAATGGCTGCTCGCACTTCGCTCGTCGGCGTGTGCCTGGTGCTGGCCCTGGCCCATTCGATCGGCATCGCCATCGGCACGATTGCGGGTTATCGGCGCGGCTGGACGGATGAGGTCCTGATGCGCATCGTCGACGTCGGTCTCGCCATCCCCAGCTTGATTGTTTCGCTGGCGGTGATTGGCATCTTCGGGGCGAGCTATTGGAATATGATCCTCGCGCTGGCGCTCGCGTGGTGGCCGGGCAGTGCGCGCATCAGTCGAGCAGTTGCCGTGAACGCCATGAACCGGCCGCACATGGAAGCGCTGCGGGTGCTCGGTGCCAGCCCCTTACGCATCTATTTCGTTCATTTGCTGCCGGCGACTCTCGGCGCAGTGCTTGTCTATGCCACGGCTGATGCCGGCGCCGTTGCGCTCGCCATTGCCACCTTGAGCTTCCTCGGGCTCGGCATCCAGCCACCGACTCCGGAATGGGGACAGATGCTGGTCGACGCGCTTCCGTATCTGGAGGCCGATCCAAGACAAGTGATGCTGCCCGGAATTGCGCTGACCTTCGCGGTTATCGGGTTCAACATTCTTGGCGAAGCCGTTGCTCTGAACCGTGTGCCGAAACCGCTTGGCTCCGCTCTGCTCGCCAGCCGCCGCCGTGTAACGGCACTCTGGACAAAGGAAACTGCCGTATGA